The Castanea sativa cultivar Marrone di Chiusa Pesio chromosome 11, ASM4071231v1 genome contains a region encoding:
- the LOC142617568 gene encoding subtilisin-like protease SBT3, whose product MKKQEIERKVLHTEIVQSTFTNIPTLFFIYFLCKVYALSLLYMHKNIHTYIYSNSPIISKPISNNINLRMSYALPLLLFVLLRLNHAMSKVEEYQTYIIHMDHAQKPVSLSTHESWHRSILNSLSSSPGDDQDLLLYSYNHVMQGFSARLTPSQLSEVEKSPAHLATYPESFGKLLTTYSPKFLGLQQNVGIWPAASYGEDVIVGIFDSGIWPESESFNDEGMSAVPQRWKGKCENGTAFSPSYCNRKLIGAQSFSKGLQAAGINISKEQDFSSARDFLGHGTHTSSTAVGNYVHGVSHFGYARGTARGVAPRAHLAMYKVGWATDTKESFSTDVLAGMDQAIDDGVDIMSLSIGINQTSYFTDIIAIGSLSAIEKGIFVVCGSGNDGDFKTIYNGAPWITTVGAGTIDRSFHGKVTLGNGVTIEGTSYFPESGFITNLPLYYGARNMSKAICNHKALDKKEVIGKVVVCDYSTKINVSEQIKEVESAGGYGAIFLTDASFSFFPNEYSIPSLIVPTASGTRVKEYVTKVRNPIVNDMRFLLTRFGTKPAPQIAKFSSRGPSTISPGVLKPDILAPGVDVLAAFSPISPYIRVGKYDLASNYVFLSGTSMSTPHVAGVGALLKAIHPEWSPAAIRSAMMTTAYVKDNTGKIFKSQLTNSSSSPLDFGAGHINPNKAMDPGLIYDMGLQDYIQFVCGLGYTKKQMILLFRRTRWSCNHKSIHDLNYPSFMAVLSNKTRYPVTMKYNRVVTNVGNDKSVYRAHLENIPTGMKISVKPRILTFTRKHQNRSFVVSVVLDKLDGEYPIPTVFGFLKWINQDSHIVSSPIVAIKY is encoded by the coding sequence atgaaaaaacaagaaattgaaAGGAAAGTTCTACATACTGAAATCGTGCAAAGCACATTTACAAATATACCCAcgctcttttttatttatttcttatgcAAAGTATACGccctctctcttttatatatgcataaaaacatacatacatacatatattccAATTCTCCCATCATTTCCAAGCCTATCTCCAACAACATTAACCTAAGGATGAGTTACGCACTACCTTTGCTGCTATTTGTTCTTCTTCGACTAAACCATGCAATGTCCAAAGTCGAAGAATACCAAACATACATCATCCATATGGACCATGCTCAGAAGCCTGTGTCTTTATCAACCCATGAGTCATGGCATCGTTCCATTTTAAATTCATTGTCGTCTTCTCCTGGTGATGACCAGGACCTGTTATTGTACTCATACAACCATGTCATGCAAGGCTTTAGTGCGAGGCTTACACCCTCTCAGCTATCTGAGGTTGAGAAATCTCCGGCTCACCTCGCCACATACCCGGAGTCCTTTGGCAAGCTGTTGACAACCTACTCCCCTAAGTTTCTTGGGCTACAACAAAACGTTGGCATATGGCCTGCTGCCTCGTATGGAGAAGATGTGATTGTAGGTATCTTTGATTCAGGAATTTGGCCAGAGAGCGAGAGCTTTAATGATGAGGGAATGTCAGCAGTGCCACAAAGATGGAAAGGCAAGTGTGAGAATGGCACAGCATTTAGCCCTTCATACTGCAACAGGAAGCTCATTGGGGCTCAATCGTTTAGCAAAGGACTCCAAGCTGCAGGAATTAATATATCCAAGGAACAAGATTTCAGCTCTGCAAGAGACTTCCTAGGTCATGGAACACACACATCATCCACGGCGGTGGGTAACTATGTACATGGTGTAAGTCACTTTGGTTATGCAAGAGGCACAGCCAGAGGCGTGGCTCCTCGTGCACATCTTGCTATGTACAAGGTTGGTTGGGCAACAGACACAAAAGAGTCTTTTTCAACCGATGTTCTTGCTGGTATGGACCAAGCAATTGATGATGGGGTTGATATCATGTCTTTGTCCATTGGCATTAATCAGACTTCTTATTTCACTGATATCATTGCCATAGGTTCTCTTTCGGCAATTGAGAAAGGGATCTTTGTTGTCTGTGGTTCTGGCAATGATGGTGATTTTAAAACAATATACAATGGAGCACCTTGGATAACAACTGTTGGGGCTGGCACAATTGATCGAAGTTTCCACGGAAAAGTGACTCTAGGAAATGGGGTTACCATTGAAGGCACATCATACTTTCCAGAGAGTGGTTTCATTACTAATTTACCTTTGTACTACGGCGCACGCAACATGAGCAAAGCCATTTGCAACCACAAAGCATTAGATAAAAAGGAGGTTATTGGGAAGGTAGTGGTCTGTGATTATAGCACCAAGATTAATGTTTCTGAACAGATTAAGGAGGTCGAGAGCGCAGGTGGTTATGGAGCTATCTTCTTGACAGATGcatcattctctttctttccaaATGAATACTCCATTCCGAGCCTTATTGTGCCAACTGCTTCAGGGACTCGGGTTAAAGAGTATGTGACAAAGGTGAGAAATCCAATAGTGAATGACATGAGGTTTCTATTAACAAGGTTCGGTACCAAGCCTGCACCTCAAATCGCCAAGTTCTCTTCAAGGGGTCCAAGCACAATCAGTCCAGGAGTTTTAAAGCCAGATATTCTAGCTCCAGGAGTTGATGTGCTAGCTGCATTTTCACCCATATCTCCGTACATCCGAGTAGGAAAATATGATTTGGCTTCAAATTATGTTTTTCTATCAGGCACATCAATGTCCACCCCACATGTTGCTGGCGTTGGAGCTTTACTAAAAGCAATCCACCCTGAATGGAGCCCAGCAGCTATCCGATCAGCTATGATGACCACAGCCTATGTCAAAGACAATACTGGCAAGATTTTTAAAAGCCAATTGACAAATTCTTCTTCCTCACCTCTAGACTTTGGTGCTGGCCATATCAATCCAAACAAAGCCATGGACCCTGGACTGATCTATGATATGGGTCTGCAAGATTATATTCAATTTGTGTGCGGTCTGGGGTACACTAAGAAGCAAATGATTCTTCTCTTTAGACGAACACGATGGAGTTGCAACCACAAATCTATTCATGATCTAAACTATCCCTCTTTCATGGCTGTACTCTCCAACAAAACTAGATATCCAGTGACAATGAAGTATAACAGGGTTGTGACAAATGTTGGCAATGATAAATCTGTTTACCGAGCACATTTGGAGAACATTCCAACCGGAATGAAAATAAGTGTGAAACCGAGGATTCTTACCTTCACCCGCAAACATCAGAATCGAAGTTTTGTTGTGAGTGTTGTGCTTGATAAGCTTGATGGAGAATATCCAATTCCAACGGTATTTGGTTTTCTCAAATGGATTAATCAAGATAGCCACATAGTATCAAGCCCCATAGTGGCTATCAAATATTAG